The following are encoded together in the Drosophila takahashii strain IR98-3 E-12201 chromosome X, DtakHiC1v2, whole genome shotgun sequence genome:
- the LOC108056033 gene encoding uncharacterized protein, producing MLRIRSVDHVLLIVLAAVAFVAAKQESASRQFGGQNFGNNLGPSFGSSGAGGFGGLGPGSGAAGFPGQGYGPPIQQPPIQQPGCPLCDSSVYSYCSHKMVHDACCCDFPAAQLRPPQCLYYDCSLLYAKSCYEHALIKNCCCNNPY from the exons ATGTTGCGCATACGCAGTGTGGACCACGTTCTACTGATCGTTCTGGCGGCAGTCGCTTTTGTGGCGGCAAAACAAGAGAGTGCAT CGCGTCAATTTGGCGGTCAGAACTTCGGCAACAACCTGGGTCCCTCCTTCGGGTCATCGGGGGCCGGGGGTTTCGGTGGACTGGGACCTGGTTCCGGAGCTGCCGGATTTCCGGGACAGGGCTACGGACCACCGATACAACAGCCTCCGATTCAACAGCCTGGCTGCCCGCTGTGCGACTCGTCGGTCTACTCCTACTGCTCCCACAAGATGGTCCACGATGCCTGTTGCTGCGATTTTCCAG CAGCGCAGTTGCGACCTCCCCAGTGTTTGTACTACGACTGCTCGCTGCTGTATGCCAAATCCTGTTACGAACACGCCCTCATCAAGAACTGCTGCTGCAATAATCCCTACTGA